The following are encoded in a window of Mycobacterium sp. ELW1 genomic DNA:
- a CDS encoding nuclear transport factor 2 family protein yields MSDGDGVELVRRFTTSLASGDLDACIALLDDANVFSESASLPFGGDYVGGEGFRQLLGNVGRDFRVELDPPEIAGANDWVAVVVHGTFTSRRTGRSMPVECVDIYRLSGDKIVRVDVHYKDPGALTELCRESADPSGGCPPSGQLSSNTSQTNRGALT; encoded by the coding sequence GTGTCTGACGGAGACGGCGTGGAGCTGGTGCGACGGTTCACCACTTCACTGGCGAGCGGCGACCTCGACGCTTGCATCGCGTTACTCGACGATGCCAACGTATTTTCTGAGTCCGCGAGCTTGCCGTTCGGCGGCGACTACGTGGGCGGCGAAGGCTTCCGGCAGCTGCTGGGCAACGTTGGTCGCGACTTTCGTGTGGAGCTGGATCCGCCAGAGATCGCCGGGGCTAACGATTGGGTCGCGGTGGTTGTGCACGGCACGTTCACCTCGCGGCGAACCGGTCGCAGCATGCCCGTCGAGTGTGTCGACATTTACCGGCTAAGCGGAGACAAGATCGTCCGCGTCGACGTGCACTACAAAGATCCCGGCGCGCTGACGGAGCTGTGCCGCGAGTCCGCCGACCCGAGCGGGGGCTGCCCGCCCTCTGGGCAGTTGTCGTCCAACACATCTCAAACGAATCGAGGTGCGCTCACGTGA
- a CDS encoding acyl-CoA dehydrogenase family protein — MTFALSDEQQQLQQTVRKFCEAKSPIAEVHRLMDTPDGFDAAVWSQMGSELGLPSLAIPERFGGAGFSLVELCLVMEEMGRALLCAPFFSSIALGAHAILECGTDEDCERLLPGIASGEVRAALAFAERTDAWTPWEADTEATPDGAIYRLRGTKTLVVDGHTAQLIVASARRTDSGTVSLFTVEATEAEGLRRTAIPTLDMTRQVAEVAFDDTPARLLGNVEEDSTEALGRTLQRAAVCLAAEQLGGAAYCLDVSVDYAKVRTQFGRPIGSFQAIKHRCADMLVDVESARSAAYYAMTAIIEGYDEALASSLAYAHCSEVFASAASAMVQIHGGVGYTWEHPAHLYLKRAKASEALLGGVGYHREVIAAAMNI, encoded by the coding sequence TTGACGTTCGCGCTCTCCGACGAACAGCAGCAACTGCAGCAGACCGTCCGCAAGTTCTGTGAGGCCAAGTCACCGATAGCGGAGGTCCATCGGTTGATGGACACCCCCGACGGCTTCGACGCCGCGGTGTGGTCCCAGATGGGCAGTGAACTTGGCCTGCCGTCGCTCGCCATACCGGAGCGATTCGGAGGAGCGGGCTTTTCGTTGGTTGAGTTGTGCCTGGTCATGGAGGAGATGGGCCGCGCGCTGCTGTGCGCCCCGTTCTTCTCCTCAATTGCCTTGGGAGCGCACGCGATTCTGGAGTGCGGTACCGATGAGGACTGCGAGCGCCTGCTGCCGGGTATCGCGTCGGGAGAGGTTCGAGCCGCACTGGCGTTCGCCGAACGAACCGACGCGTGGACGCCATGGGAAGCTGACACCGAAGCTACTCCAGACGGTGCGATCTATCGGCTACGGGGAACGAAGACCCTCGTTGTCGATGGGCATACCGCCCAACTGATTGTGGCCTCGGCGCGCCGAACCGATTCCGGCACGGTATCTCTGTTCACCGTGGAGGCCACCGAAGCGGAGGGCCTGCGGCGCACGGCGATACCGACGCTGGACATGACCCGCCAGGTGGCTGAGGTGGCGTTCGACGACACACCGGCCCGACTCTTGGGCAACGTCGAGGAGGACAGCACCGAAGCGCTGGGGCGCACTTTGCAGCGGGCGGCGGTCTGTCTGGCTGCCGAACAGCTCGGCGGTGCCGCATATTGCCTGGACGTCTCGGTCGACTACGCGAAGGTGCGCACACAGTTCGGGCGGCCTATCGGCAGCTTCCAGGCCATCAAGCATCGGTGCGCCGACATGTTGGTCGACGTGGAATCCGCCCGCTCGGCCGCCTACTATGCAATGACCGCGATCATCGAGGGCTACGACGAGGCACTGGCGTCGTCGCTGGCCTACGCACATTGTTCAGAGGTATTCGCTTCTGCGGCAAGCGCTATGGTCCAAATCCATGGCGGCGTCGGATATACCTGGGAACACCCCGCGCATCTGTATCTGAAGCGAGCCAAAGCATCTGAGGCCTTGCTGGGCGGCGTCGGCTACCACCGTGAGGTCATCGCTGCAGCGATGAATATCTGA
- a CDS encoding SDR family oxidoreductase produces the protein MDRPLALVAGGSGGIGSAICHALACDGFDVALTYRHNPEAASQSADGVRSAGAEASVHQLDLTDADATAALVERMPRLDTVVYAAGPPIPMGYTAQITPQQFAHQLSADAVACFNLLRPSIQPLRVSRGSIVALVTTALLRYATRDLLSACPKAAVEQLVRAIAAEEGKNGVRANCVGVGVIAAGILDDLIASGDYHEQALEAARRAIPMRRFGSAAELADVVAFLAGPGAAYVTGQTLRVDGGYSV, from the coding sequence ATGGATAGGCCGCTAGCCCTGGTCGCCGGCGGCAGTGGTGGGATCGGATCTGCGATCTGCCACGCCCTGGCCTGCGACGGCTTCGACGTCGCCCTGACCTACCGGCATAACCCCGAAGCCGCGTCCCAGTCCGCCGACGGTGTGCGCTCGGCCGGCGCCGAGGCATCGGTGCACCAGCTCGACCTCACTGACGCCGATGCCACGGCCGCGCTGGTGGAGCGGATGCCGCGGCTAGACACGGTGGTCTATGCCGCGGGCCCCCCAATCCCGATGGGGTATACCGCCCAAATCACGCCGCAGCAGTTCGCTCATCAACTATCGGCCGATGCGGTGGCCTGCTTCAACCTGCTGCGCCCCTCGATCCAACCGTTGCGCGTCAGTCGGGGTTCGATCGTGGCCCTGGTGACGACCGCGTTGCTGCGGTACGCCACCCGAGATCTCCTATCAGCCTGCCCCAAAGCCGCCGTGGAACAGTTGGTCCGGGCCATCGCCGCCGAAGAGGGCAAGAATGGGGTGCGCGCCAACTGCGTAGGGGTGGGCGTCATCGCGGCCGGCATCCTCGACGACCTCATCGCTAGCGGCGACTATCACGAACAGGCACTGGAGGCGGCCCGGCGCGCGATTCCGATGCGGCGATTCGGTTCGGCCGCTGAGTTGGCCGACGTCGTGGCGTTCCTCGCCGGGCCTGGAGCGGCCTACGTCACCGGACAAACCCTTCGGGTCGATGGCGGCTATTCAGTCTGA
- a CDS encoding MaoC/PaaZ C-terminal domain-containing protein, with product MKLIELSTGDRHETVVVEQLSRTQIVMYAGASGDYNPLHTDEVYATEVAGYPSVIAHGQLTMGLTAKVITDWIEDAELRGFGVRFRRQVWPGDTLTSIATVSAITDRHGSRTVDLELSTLNQHGESVMTGYAQLQAQGPPDG from the coding sequence GTGAAGCTCATCGAATTATCGACCGGCGATCGACATGAGACAGTCGTCGTAGAGCAGCTGTCACGCACCCAAATCGTGATGTACGCCGGTGCATCTGGCGACTACAACCCCTTGCACACCGACGAGGTGTACGCCACCGAAGTGGCCGGCTATCCCAGCGTCATCGCCCACGGTCAACTCACCATGGGCCTGACCGCAAAGGTGATAACGGACTGGATCGAGGACGCCGAGCTGCGTGGTTTCGGGGTGCGGTTCCGGCGACAAGTCTGGCCTGGCGACACCCTGACTTCGATCGCCACGGTCAGTGCCATAACCGACCGTCACGGATCGCGCACCGTTGACCTAGAGCTATCGACGCTCAACCAGCACGGTGAGTCGGTCATGACCGGTTATGCACAACTGCAGGCCCAAGGCCCGCCGGATGGATAG
- a CDS encoding MaoC family dehydratase N-terminal domain-containing protein, giving the protein MSSKGMAPNTDAFQFPVERGHIQMFARALGDDNPVYFDDDDELTCRRGGVVAPPTFVAAAAQFDPEWPYRPKPGVAWNGSGRGPGFAPPSSGAGTSLHAEQHYEFHTSVRPGDVLTVSRQAGRTWEKHSPRGGTLSFSEEITRFVNQRGEIAVTARRVRVITERAVAP; this is encoded by the coding sequence ATGAGCTCCAAGGGCATGGCACCCAATACCGACGCCTTCCAATTCCCGGTTGAGCGTGGGCACATCCAGATGTTCGCCCGGGCGCTGGGCGACGACAATCCCGTCTACTTCGACGACGACGATGAGCTCACTTGCCGCCGGGGAGGCGTGGTGGCCCCGCCGACGTTCGTCGCAGCAGCCGCGCAGTTCGACCCGGAATGGCCCTACCGCCCCAAGCCCGGTGTCGCCTGGAACGGCTCGGGCCGTGGTCCCGGTTTCGCCCCGCCGTCGTCGGGAGCCGGAACAAGCCTTCACGCCGAGCAGCACTACGAGTTTCACACCTCGGTGCGCCCCGGCGACGTGTTGACCGTCTCCCGCCAAGCGGGCCGGACCTGGGAGAAACACAGCCCGCGCGGTGGAACCCTGTCCTTCTCCGAGGAGATCACCCGCTTCGTCAATCAGCGGGGGGAGATCGCGGTCACCGCCCGCCGGGTACGAGTAATCACCGAAAGAGCGGTGGCACCGTGA
- a CDS encoding acyl-CoA dehydrogenase family protein, whose protein sequence is MGNLDVPLSELRNALRGWIADNAPAGLTDLIDWRLRADLPGSVSSLQSESDLAAAHADPVFQEWERRCAEARLICPAWPTEYGGRGWDTPQMTVLDEEFYRAGVPRVDRVQGESMVGPSIILHGTEEQKAYYLPRIISGEHRYCQGFSEPGSGSDLASVRTRAVVQGDRLLITGQKVWTSRFTTANMIFVLCRTDPTAAKHRGLSYAITEFTPGHNGVEVRPIRQLTGAEEFAEVFFDNTEAPLSGVIGGLGRGWQVVQSTLGFERGGAGRATTMVLQARERELEQLVDLARQQGRARDPWVRRELAWAKTQVAIMRSSWQRTVAEVEAGGQPGRQMSTWKLGWSEYHLRLGALALAIAGPSAILRPPGPDYRLGRWQDTFLVAHSGTIYAGTSEVQRNIIGEQVLGLPREPRVQETQPR, encoded by the coding sequence ATGGGAAATCTCGACGTGCCCCTCAGCGAGCTACGGAACGCGTTGCGCGGCTGGATCGCCGACAACGCCCCCGCCGGCCTGACGGATTTAATTGATTGGCGGCTGCGCGCCGACCTGCCTGGCTCGGTGAGCAGCCTGCAGAGTGAATCCGACCTCGCCGCGGCACACGCGGACCCCGTCTTTCAGGAGTGGGAACGGCGCTGCGCCGAGGCGCGGCTGATCTGCCCCGCGTGGCCGACCGAATATGGCGGACGTGGTTGGGACACACCGCAGATGACCGTCCTCGACGAGGAGTTCTACCGCGCCGGTGTCCCGCGGGTCGACCGGGTGCAGGGCGAGTCGATGGTCGGACCGTCGATCATTCTGCACGGCACCGAGGAACAAAAAGCCTATTACCTGCCGCGGATCATCTCGGGGGAACACCGCTACTGCCAAGGGTTCTCCGAGCCCGGATCGGGATCGGACCTCGCATCGGTACGCACCCGCGCCGTGGTGCAGGGTGATCGGCTCTTAATCACCGGTCAGAAAGTGTGGACCTCGAGGTTCACCACGGCCAACATGATCTTCGTTCTGTGCCGCACCGATCCCACCGCGGCCAAACACCGCGGGTTGTCCTACGCGATCACCGAGTTCACCCCGGGCCACAACGGTGTCGAGGTCCGCCCGATCCGGCAGTTGACCGGCGCCGAGGAATTCGCGGAAGTGTTCTTCGACAACACCGAGGCACCCCTGTCTGGGGTGATCGGCGGTCTCGGCCGGGGCTGGCAGGTCGTCCAGTCCACCCTCGGATTCGAGCGGGGGGGAGCCGGTCGCGCGACCACGATGGTCCTGCAGGCCCGCGAACGTGAACTCGAACAACTCGTCGACCTGGCGCGACAGCAGGGCCGGGCCCGTGATCCGTGGGTGCGGCGCGAGCTGGCCTGGGCCAAAACCCAGGTCGCGATCATGCGCAGCAGCTGGCAACGGACGGTGGCCGAGGTCGAGGCCGGCGGCCAGCCCGGCCGGCAGATGTCCACCTGGAAATTGGGGTGGAGCGAATATCACCTACGGCTGGGGGCGCTGGCTCTGGCGATCGCCGGCCCGTCAGCCATTCTGCGCCCACCCGGACCCGACTACCGCCTGGGACGATGGCAAGACACCTTTCTGGTCGCTCACTCGGGCACCATCTATGCCGGCACCAGCGAGGTGCAACGCAACATCATCGGCGAGCAGGTACTCGGACTTCCCCGCGAGCCCCGAGTGCAGGAGACCCAGCCGCGATGA
- a CDS encoding hydroxymethylglutaryl-CoA lyase — translation MRAPSPVPLTALPTRVTIYEVGPRDGLQNEKAVITADTKIEFIQRLGAAGLQTIEAAGFVHPGRVPQLADAEKVIDGLDLDAGRRHPVLVPTVSGLDRALNHGVRDIAVFASATETFSRRNLGRSIDESLAMFAPVVQRAREAGVSVRAYVSMCCGDPWEGPVAVEQVVDVATRMMDLGCDQLALGDTIGVGTPGQVRTLIDAVVAAGINVDAIAVHFHDTYGQALANVFAALQSGVSTVDSSAGGLGGCPFADSSAGNLATEDVVWMLEGLGIATGIDLAQLVSTSLWMAERLGKPCVSRAVRALAGNDRQQQSAPAAEGVAVS, via the coding sequence ATGCGTGCACCCAGCCCCGTGCCGTTAACCGCACTGCCCACCCGGGTGACCATTTACGAGGTCGGGCCGCGAGACGGTCTGCAAAACGAAAAAGCCGTCATCACAGCAGATACCAAGATTGAGTTCATCCAACGATTGGGCGCCGCCGGCCTGCAGACCATCGAGGCGGCCGGGTTCGTGCACCCGGGCCGCGTCCCGCAGCTCGCCGACGCCGAAAAGGTGATTGACGGACTAGATCTGGACGCAGGCCGACGTCACCCGGTGCTGGTTCCAACGGTCAGCGGACTTGATCGAGCGTTAAACCACGGAGTTCGCGACATCGCTGTGTTCGCCAGCGCGACTGAAACGTTCTCCCGCCGCAACTTGGGTCGCAGCATCGACGAGTCGTTGGCGATGTTCGCCCCGGTGGTGCAGCGGGCGCGAGAGGCCGGCGTCAGCGTGCGCGCCTACGTCTCCATGTGTTGTGGGGATCCCTGGGAGGGTCCGGTTGCGGTTGAACAAGTGGTTGATGTCGCGACGCGAATGATGGACCTGGGGTGCGATCAGCTAGCGCTGGGCGACACGATCGGAGTCGGAACACCCGGCCAGGTCCGAACCCTCATCGACGCGGTGGTGGCGGCGGGCATCAACGTTGACGCGATCGCCGTGCACTTTCACGACACCTACGGGCAAGCGCTGGCCAATGTGTTCGCGGCATTGCAGTCAGGCGTCAGCACGGTGGACTCCTCGGCAGGTGGGTTGGGCGGCTGTCCGTTCGCGGACAGCTCGGCAGGCAACCTGGCCACCGAAGACGTGGTGTGGATGTTGGAGGGCCTGGGAATCGCGACAGGCATCGACTTAGCGCAGCTCGTATCGACAAGCCTCTGGATGGCCGAACGTCTCGGAAAGCCATGCGTATCCCGTGCGGTGCGCGCGTTGGCGGGCAATGACCGGCAACAGCAGTCGGCGCCCGCCGCCGAAGGGGTGGCGGTCAGTTGA
- a CDS encoding CoA transferase, with product MIKLLEGIRVLECAMLPTGDQTSRLLGDLGADVIKIERPGTGDYLRELGDRITDQNSVFHLFCNRNKRSVELNLRCDEGRGVFFELLKTADIFVDGFAGDACDKLGIGYPAQRASKPDIIYCQANGFGTRGSYSQIPVHGYMMGAVAGQSQLRVSDDGVVTEVVNPQGLYFSGSIDGPLSTALYAALTAVAALRHRDTTGQGCYIDAAGADAVLANQSLDAVLAWNRDRITDRRNPPPPVGLDPRRRPKYTYYQTKDDKIVLIAAIEHKFWENFCRAIEREDLLDAQNKTFAVDFADGGKADLLDELIPVFRSRTAAEWMDIARVHDIPLCPANSKTDALSDPHLLVREIIHHSDHPVAGPYTSTGWPAPVSGQPFDITRPAPALGEHTEGVLAEIGYSAADVAALHERGVI from the coding sequence ATGATCAAGCTGTTGGAAGGTATCCGCGTACTCGAATGCGCGATGCTGCCCACGGGTGACCAGACCAGCAGGCTGCTTGGCGATCTCGGCGCCGACGTCATCAAAATCGAGCGACCGGGGACCGGCGATTACCTGCGCGAGCTGGGTGACCGCATCACCGACCAGAACAGCGTGTTTCACCTGTTCTGTAATCGCAACAAGCGCAGCGTCGAACTGAACCTCCGATGCGATGAGGGACGCGGAGTCTTCTTCGAACTGCTCAAGACCGCCGACATCTTCGTGGATGGATTCGCCGGTGACGCCTGCGACAAACTGGGTATCGGGTACCCCGCGCAGCGAGCGAGCAAGCCCGACATCATCTATTGCCAGGCCAACGGGTTCGGCACCCGCGGCAGCTACAGTCAAATCCCCGTCCACGGCTACATGATGGGCGCGGTCGCCGGACAGTCACAGCTTCGGGTGTCCGATGACGGTGTGGTCACTGAGGTGGTCAATCCCCAGGGACTGTATTTTTCCGGCTCGATCGACGGGCCGTTGTCGACTGCGCTCTACGCCGCCCTCACCGCCGTGGCTGCACTGCGACACCGAGACACGACCGGACAGGGCTGTTACATCGACGCTGCAGGTGCCGACGCGGTGCTGGCCAACCAGAGCCTGGACGCGGTGCTGGCATGGAATCGCGACCGCATCACCGATCGGCGCAACCCCCCACCGCCGGTCGGGCTCGATCCGCGGCGACGCCCGAAGTACACCTACTACCAGACCAAAGACGACAAGATCGTGCTCATCGCTGCTATCGAGCACAAGTTCTGGGAGAACTTCTGCCGGGCGATCGAGCGCGAGGACCTGCTCGACGCCCAGAACAAGACGTTCGCCGTGGACTTCGCGGACGGCGGCAAGGCCGACCTTCTCGACGAGCTGATCCCGGTGTTCCGTTCCCGCACCGCCGCGGAATGGATGGACATCGCCCGGGTGCACGACATCCCGCTGTGTCCGGCGAACTCCAAGACCGACGCGTTGAGCGACCCCCATCTGCTCGTTCGCGAGATCATCCACCACTCCGATCATCCGGTGGCCGGTCCCTACACCAGCACGGGCTGGCCCGCCCCGGTCAGCGGCCAACCCTTCGACATCACACGGCCGGCACCCGCCCTGGGTGAACACACCGAAGGAGTCCTTGCCGAAATCGGTTATAGCGCAGCCGATGTGGCAGCGCTTCACGAGCGTGGCGTCATCTGA
- a CDS encoding TetR family transcriptional regulator, whose amino-acid sequence MANRRTRPGKKAVATRARILDSAALIFRNKGYAGTRLSDVAAAANTQTGSLYYHFPSREQLVEEMLRVGQERTSGFVRRRVAGLPEDAPDLDRLREAISAHLDSVLEIGDYTAATIRIIGQVPEEIRKRRIHEQREYGEFWRSLVDNARKSGQFRSDLDGSTLRLLLLGAINSVPDWFHPRDGGMSTAELKQQVDSLFLDGLAVHRQATRSIDEDLAAYTRAEEQVLRDGSSEHVKAEGAQRILDAAADVFRDKGYAGTRLVDVAEGAGIQTGSMYYYFKSREDLVLQMVMVAWKRTDDLARLSVASLPAGATALTRLSTALTAHLMSVLRNTTYTSALVRILGQIPDSVREQTVAYQRAYLDYLRGLLEDAIASGEVRSDVDPAVTTMLITGTLNWAVEWYQPSGALSPEDLARQVASLVFDGVTEITPT is encoded by the coding sequence ATGGCTAATCGACGAACCCGCCCCGGGAAGAAGGCCGTCGCGACCCGGGCCCGCATCCTGGACTCCGCCGCCCTCATTTTCCGCAACAAAGGTTACGCGGGCACCCGGTTGTCTGATGTCGCGGCCGCGGCCAACACCCAAACCGGCAGCCTCTATTACCATTTCCCGTCACGCGAACAACTCGTCGAAGAAATGCTTCGCGTCGGTCAGGAACGCACCAGCGGCTTCGTCCGGCGACGCGTCGCCGGGCTGCCTGAGGACGCCCCCGATCTCGACCGGCTCCGCGAAGCCATCTCCGCGCACCTCGACTCGGTTCTCGAGATCGGTGATTACACCGCGGCAACAATTCGGATTATCGGGCAGGTGCCGGAAGAGATTCGCAAACGCCGTATTCATGAGCAGCGTGAATACGGCGAGTTCTGGCGCTCACTCGTCGACAATGCCCGGAAATCGGGGCAGTTCCGCTCGGACCTTGACGGTTCCACACTGCGCCTGCTGCTGCTCGGCGCAATCAACTCGGTGCCCGATTGGTTTCACCCCCGAGACGGCGGGATGTCGACCGCCGAGCTCAAACAGCAGGTGGATTCCTTATTCCTCGACGGCCTGGCCGTGCATCGGCAAGCCACCCGCTCAATCGACGAGGATCTCGCCGCCTACACGCGGGCCGAGGAACAAGTCCTGCGTGACGGCAGCAGCGAACACGTGAAGGCCGAAGGGGCCCAACGGATCCTCGACGCAGCCGCCGACGTTTTCCGAGACAAAGGTTACGCCGGTACTCGCTTAGTCGACGTCGCGGAGGGCGCCGGCATCCAGACCGGCAGCATGTATTACTACTTCAAGTCCCGCGAGGATTTGGTCCTGCAGATGGTTATGGTCGCCTGGAAACGCACCGACGATCTGGCCCGCCTGAGTGTGGCCTCGCTGCCGGCCGGGGCCACCGCACTGACACGCCTGTCCACCGCTTTGACAGCCCACCTGATGTCGGTGTTGCGCAACACGACGTACACCTCAGCGCTCGTCCGCATCCTGGGCCAGATCCCCGACAGTGTTCGTGAGCAGACAGTCGCCTATCAGCGGGCCTACCTCGATTATCTTCGCGGGCTGCTCGAGGATGCCATCGCCTCCGGCGAAGTCAGAAGTGATGTTGACCCTGCGGTCACCACCATGCTGATCACCGGCACATTGAACTGGGCGGTCGAGTGGTACCAGCCGAGCGGCGCATTATCGCCCGAGGACCTGGCTCGACAGGTCGCCAGTCTTGTTTTCGACGGGGTAACGGAGATCACGCCTACGTGA
- a CDS encoding acyl-CoA dehydrogenase family protein produces MKRLIFESEHEQLRETTRVYIDQVVAPQAEKWERDRLVDRSAYTEAGKYGLIGFNLPEQYGGGGTDDFRFNAVIVEELAKFGSATPALNLQNDIVAPYLKSLANEEQRARWLPGYVTGEIIGAIAMSEPGAGSDLAGIRTTAVRDGDDWILSGSKTFISAGFNSDLVIVVARTDPEAGHKGFSLLVVERDMPGFSRGRKLDKMGLHAQDTAELHFDNVRVPGENLLGEENRGFYHLMHNLPAERLSIALGAVAAARETWRQTLQYAKDRKAFGQPVGSFQHNRFVLAELDTELDIAEQFLDRCLRGVVDGDLDAVQAAKAKWWCTELAKKVVDACVQLHGGYGYMNEYKVAKDYVDVRVQTIFGGTTEIMKDIIGRDLGV; encoded by the coding sequence TGCGCGAAACAACGCGCGTGTACATCGACCAGGTCGTGGCACCTCAGGCCGAGAAGTGGGAACGCGATCGGCTCGTGGACCGTTCGGCCTACACCGAAGCTGGCAAGTACGGTCTCATCGGCTTCAATCTGCCGGAGCAGTATGGCGGCGGCGGCACTGACGACTTCCGCTTCAATGCGGTGATCGTCGAGGAACTTGCCAAGTTCGGCTCCGCGACCCCGGCGCTGAATCTGCAGAACGACATCGTTGCCCCCTACCTCAAATCGCTTGCTAACGAAGAGCAGCGGGCACGCTGGCTGCCCGGCTACGTCACCGGCGAGATCATCGGCGCGATTGCGATGAGCGAGCCGGGCGCTGGCAGCGATTTGGCCGGGATACGAACCACCGCCGTCCGCGACGGCGACGACTGGATTCTGTCTGGTTCGAAGACCTTCATCTCGGCGGGCTTCAATTCTGACTTGGTGATCGTGGTGGCTCGTACCGACCCCGAGGCGGGACATAAGGGATTTTCACTGCTGGTCGTCGAGCGTGATATGCCGGGATTCAGCCGCGGCCGCAAGCTCGACAAGATGGGCCTGCACGCCCAGGACACAGCCGAACTGCATTTCGACAATGTGCGTGTGCCCGGCGAAAACCTCCTGGGCGAGGAGAACAGGGGCTTCTACCATCTCATGCACAACCTGCCCGCTGAGCGGCTGTCCATCGCCTTGGGCGCGGTGGCCGCAGCGCGGGAGACGTGGCGGCAAACGCTGCAATATGCCAAGGACCGCAAGGCCTTCGGGCAGCCCGTCGGAAGTTTTCAGCACAACAGGTTTGTGCTTGCCGAGTTGGACACCGAGTTGGACATAGCCGAGCAGTTTCTCGACCGGTGTCTACGCGGTGTGGTGGACGGCGATTTGGATGCTGTCCAGGCCGCGAAGGCCAAGTGGTGGTGCACCGAGCTGGCCAAGAAGGTTGTCGACGCGTGCGTGCAGCTGCACGGTGGCTACGGCTACATGAACGAATACAAAGTGGCCAAAGATTACGTCGATGTCCGTGTCCAGACCATCTTCGGAGGTACCACCGAAATCATGAAAGACATCATCGGGCGCGACTTGGGGGTCTAG